In the genome of Saprospira sp. CCB-QB6, one region contains:
- a CDS encoding zinc ribbon domain-containing protein: protein MAKKKTVNVPVEEKLQYLFELQELDSKLHDIERLKGELPMEVSELEDEIVGLETRVNKLSEDIKATELKISKHQNTIKEAEVLIEKYGQQQENVNNNREYDALSREIELQKLDIQLSNKRIKEAKVQHSNQKITLEAAQKRFELKQEALDRKKAELEKIIVKTEKEEKSLDRKIQRARKKVEERLLKAYDRIRGAYKNKLAVVTVERNSCGGCFNHIPPQTQLEINQRKRIIICEHCGRVLVDRVMAGVEVLEEDEE from the coding sequence ATGGCCAAGAAAAAGACTGTTAATGTCCCTGTGGAAGAAAAACTACAGTATCTATTTGAACTGCAGGAACTAGACTCTAAACTGCACGATATTGAGCGTCTGAAGGGCGAGCTACCTATGGAGGTGAGCGAGTTGGAAGATGAAATCGTGGGCCTAGAAACTCGTGTCAATAAGTTGAGCGAGGATATCAAAGCTACGGAGCTAAAAATTAGCAAGCACCAGAATACCATCAAAGAAGCTGAGGTCCTTATTGAAAAGTATGGCCAACAGCAAGAAAATGTAAACAATAATAGAGAGTATGATGCCCTCAGCCGAGAAATTGAGTTGCAGAAGTTGGACATTCAATTGTCTAATAAGCGCATCAAAGAGGCTAAGGTCCAACACTCTAACCAGAAGATTACGCTAGAGGCCGCTCAAAAGCGTTTTGAGCTTAAACAAGAAGCACTAGATCGCAAAAAGGCCGAGCTTGAAAAAATCATCGTTAAAACGGAGAAAGAAGAAAAGAGCTTGGATCGCAAGATTCAGCGGGCACGCAAAAAGGTAGAAGAGCGTTTGCTTAAGGCCTATGACCGTATCCGTGGCGCTTACAAAAACAAATTGGCGGTAGTCACTGTAGAGCGTAACTCTTGTGGTGGTTGCTTTAATCATATTCCTCCACAAACACAACTTGAAATTAACCAGCGCAAGCGGATTATTATCTGTGAGCACTGTGGTCGTGTTTTGGTGGATCGTGTGATGGCCGGTGTAGAAGTGCTAGAGGAAGACGAAGAGTAA
- a CDS encoding YbjN domain-containing protein — MQNLEEAYKLIEGALEKLGLEPEKCKGKEAGSWTIAREQQEIWIDCWEIEEEDHKDTYFQVLTPILQIPAEMTVPFYREVLEFNYNMYGMAFGIFKDLLAIKSIREVRGLDESEVIATISRAWVYATDIKPQLMDKYFDVNPGAAPDQHV, encoded by the coding sequence ATGCAAAATCTTGAAGAAGCCTATAAATTGATTGAGGGCGCTTTGGAAAAATTGGGTTTGGAGCCTGAAAAATGTAAGGGAAAAGAGGCTGGGTCTTGGACGATTGCCCGAGAGCAGCAAGAAATTTGGATTGACTGTTGGGAAATTGAAGAGGAAGATCATAAGGATACTTATTTTCAGGTGCTTACGCCCATTTTGCAGATTCCAGCGGAGATGACGGTGCCTTTTTATCGGGAGGTATTGGAGTTTAACTATAATATGTATGGGATGGCCTTTGGTATTTTTAAGGACCTTTTGGCGATCAAGAGCATTCGGGAAGTACGTGGTTTGGATGAAAGCGAGGTGATTGCGACCATTAGCCGTGCTTGGGTTTATGCGACAGACATTAAGCCCCAGTTGATGGATAAATATTTTGATGTAAACCCAGGAGCAGCCCCAGATCAACATGTCTAA
- a CDS encoding DUF1622 domain-containing protein encodes MRCLIFVIEPSTAKLLVKTKSLFGLLLLVVLPQLLWASPEAESHHPSLMVEIFEWLERIADVVGIAILAIGFLRGFLLFLQLEWDRLRGRKEASEIFALRNVLGSYIIIALDFLIVSDIVHSVVSPELDELFNLGIIVVLRTAIGHFLGKELQELRHELKEEEEHPV; translated from the coding sequence TTGAGATGTCTTATTTTCGTCATTGAACCATCAACTGCCAAACTACTTGTGAAAACTAAATCATTATTTGGGCTACTTTTGCTTGTGGTCCTTCCGCAACTCCTTTGGGCTAGTCCAGAGGCTGAAAGCCATCATCCGAGTTTGATGGTAGAGATTTTTGAATGGCTAGAACGCATTGCCGATGTAGTGGGGATAGCTATTTTGGCCATTGGTTTTTTACGTGGCTTTCTGCTCTTTTTACAATTGGAGTGGGATCGTTTGCGTGGCCGAAAAGAAGCCTCTGAAATTTTTGCGCTTCGGAATGTATTGGGCAGTTATATTATAATTGCCTTAGATTTTTTGATTGTTTCGGATATTGTTCATTCGGTGGTGAGTCCAGAGCTCGATGAGCTCTTTAACTTGGGGATTATCGTGGTCCTCAGAACGGCTATTGGCCACTTTTTGGGCAAAGAGCTGCAAGAATTGCGGCATGAGCTCAAGGAAGAAGAGGAGCATCCGGTATAG
- a CDS encoding N-acetylmuramoyl-L-alanine amidase family protein produces the protein MPFALPSLGGQRPLFSLFLLLFYCFLPQIALEKEGPAIKSGLRTIVIDAGHGGKDNGSSGAKAKEKEVALKIALKLGGYIKKYLPDVKVVYTRSTDVFVPLHERSEIANRLGADLFISVHCNSLPKHKKNIQGTETFVMGLHRAKENLDVAKRENRVVLLEDNYQKRYGGYDPNSPEGHIMLSMYQNAYISQSVLLAEKIQEQFKERVGRKSRGVKQAGFVVLRASNMPSVLVETGFLSNAAEEKYLNSDQGQAYLASAIFRAIRSYKKIIDKGNGYQTNNLQLRVQLGASPQPIAVHKAPWSSVEELEEEQEDGLYKYLTGNYPSMLEAVKAQRFWRSKGFDGAFVVAYKNGKRISLAEARTLLAN, from the coding sequence ATGCCTTTTGCACTGCCTAGTTTGGGGGGCCAGCGGCCCTTATTCAGCCTATTTTTATTGTTGTTTTATTGCTTCTTGCCGCAGATTGCCCTAGAAAAAGAGGGGCCTGCGATAAAGTCGGGTTTACGCACGATTGTCATTGATGCGGGACATGGCGGTAAGGACAATGGCTCTTCTGGCGCTAAGGCCAAGGAAAAAGAAGTGGCCCTCAAAATTGCCCTCAAATTGGGGGGCTATATCAAAAAATATCTGCCCGATGTCAAGGTAGTTTATACCCGGAGCACCGATGTTTTTGTGCCCTTGCACGAGCGCTCTGAAATTGCCAACCGCCTAGGGGCCGATCTCTTCATCTCTGTGCATTGCAATTCTTTGCCCAAGCATAAAAAAAACATTCAGGGAACGGAGACTTTTGTCATGGGCTTGCACCGAGCCAAGGAAAACCTAGATGTGGCCAAAAGAGAAAATCGGGTGGTTTTGCTCGAAGATAATTACCAAAAGCGTTATGGCGGCTATGATCCCAATTCTCCGGAGGGACATATTATGTTGTCGATGTACCAAAATGCGTACATCAGCCAAAGTGTGCTTTTGGCCGAAAAAATTCAGGAGCAGTTTAAGGAAAGAGTGGGCCGAAAAAGCCGAGGGGTCAAACAAGCCGGTTTTGTGGTCCTCCGAGCCAGCAATATGCCCTCTGTTTTGGTCGAAACGGGCTTTTTGAGCAATGCAGCCGAAGAAAAATACCTGAATTCGGACCAAGGGCAGGCCTATTTGGCCTCGGCCATTTTTAGAGCGATTCGCAGCTACAAAAAAATTATTGATAAAGGCAATGGCTATCAAACCAATAATTTGCAGTTGCGGGTGCAGCTGGGCGCTTCGCCCCAACCTATTGCCGTTCATAAAGCGCCTTGGAGCAGCGTAGAAGAGCTAGAAGAAGAACAGGAAGATGGCCTTTACAAATATTTAACGGGCAATTACCCCTCTATGCTCGAAGCCGTTAAAGCTCAGCGATTTTGGCGCAGCAAAGGCTTTGATGGCGCCTTTGTGGTGGCTTACAAAAATGGCAAACGCATCTCTTTGGCCGAGGCCCGAACCCTACTAGCCAACTAA
- a CDS encoding MlaD family protein, which produces MENRQKYIWIGIIAFVSIISFIVIYQRLRSVPSINPETTLYADFKEVGSLDIGAYIYLHGMEMGFVKAIALRTDGSGQIRVTLGITPGKKIPKNVVAYSHGASPISKDMIYLRLQKPYKENCGPEDYLKEGDVIKGRNSSYLTDIRDMAAPYLDPVDSLLQEWFPTSDSLVQAVRGLQADLAHFRALTAKDKELKLKGQAAIGVLLDLRDLAEKVDAQEATINQKITDYKELTDQLVADSVIQKLPAMIPTDIPLPNLDSINAKIIAVQMLLDKVDNPADSSSYAWLLHDAKLKADIKTKTAEMARQIEDIRQHPERYIKLN; this is translated from the coding sequence TTGGAAAATAGACAAAAATACATCTGGATCGGCATTATCGCTTTTGTGTCTATCATTAGCTTTATTGTGATTTACCAACGCCTGCGGTCTGTGCCTAGCATCAATCCAGAAACGACCCTTTATGCCGACTTTAAGGAGGTGGGTAGCCTTGATATCGGGGCATATATTTATTTGCATGGAATGGAAATGGGCTTTGTGAAAGCCATTGCTTTGCGCACGGATGGCAGTGGCCAAATTCGAGTGACTTTAGGTATTACCCCAGGCAAAAAAATTCCTAAAAATGTAGTGGCTTACTCGCATGGGGCCAGCCCCATTTCTAAGGATATGATTTATCTGCGTTTGCAAAAGCCCTATAAAGAAAATTGCGGACCAGAAGACTACCTCAAAGAAGGAGATGTGATTAAGGGCCGAAATAGCTCTTACCTTACCGATATTCGAGATATGGCCGCACCTTATCTCGATCCTGTAGATAGCTTGCTGCAAGAGTGGTTCCCCACCTCAGATAGTTTAGTCCAAGCAGTGCGCGGACTACAAGCCGATTTGGCCCATTTTAGAGCGCTGACAGCTAAGGATAAGGAATTAAAATTAAAAGGGCAAGCCGCTATTGGCGTGCTGCTCGATTTGCGAGATTTGGCTGAAAAAGTAGATGCTCAAGAGGCCACAATCAATCAAAAGATCACTGATTATAAGGAATTAACCGACCAACTAGTAGCAGATTCTGTTATTCAGAAGTTGCCAGCTATGATTCCCACAGATATTCCCCTTCCCAACTTAGATAGTATTAACGCCAAGATTATTGCGGTACAAATGCTATTGGACAAGGTAGATAATCCTGCCGATAGCAGCAGTTATGCTTGGTTATTACATGATGCCAAATTAAAGGCCGATATCAAGACCAAAACCGCCGAGATGGCTAGGCAAATAGAAGACAT